The proteins below come from a single Cylindrospermopsis raciborskii Cr2010 genomic window:
- the modB gene encoding molybdate ABC transporter permease subunit produces the protein MPQDLSPLWISLRTSGLATLITFFLGIAAAYWMLGYQGKGKSLIEGILISPLILPPTVVGFLLLLFFGKHGFGGRLLQSFNITVVFTWYGAAIAATVVSFPLMYRTALGAFNQIDANLLRVARTLGAGEWKIFWRVSLPLAFPGILAGATLAFARALGEFGATLMIAGNIPGQTQNIPMAIYFAVEAGDTQEAWFWAVFILSISLSGIMLTNFWQETKHFVNSQITSQVSGENFLDQGFQKSAEVSESSQLWGLQNTSFDPVDNLSVAQLFIDIEKKLPSFHLRVNFTTDNQPLGLLGGSGAGKSMILRCLAGIETPSQGKIILNGRVLFDSEQGINLPSRDRKIGFLFQNYALFPHLNVAQNIAFGLPTGLSSHQVKLQVEKQLGDMQLWSLGNRYPHQLSGGQQQRVALARALASHPEALLLDEPFSALDTYLRSHLEQQMTETLADYAGVTLFVTHNMEEAYRICPNLLVLEGGKIAQYGSKSEIFQHPVTINVAKITGCKNFSPAIITSSQTVEAVDWGCVLEVEEFCANQLSDVPSHVGIRAHQIVFKNNLPQKDLPSKNIFPCWLVRSSETPHRVTLFLKLYSPGKNIHDYHLQAEVYKEKWATIKDQDFPWYIYLDPHRLMLMQ, from the coding sequence ATGCCACAGGACTTATCACCCCTTTGGATATCTCTAAGAACCTCCGGTTTAGCAACCCTCATTACCTTTTTTTTAGGTATTGCTGCTGCTTACTGGATGTTAGGATATCAGGGTAAGGGAAAATCTCTGATTGAGGGAATATTGATTTCTCCCCTAATTCTACCACCCACAGTTGTGGGTTTTTTGTTGTTACTATTTTTTGGTAAACATGGTTTTGGTGGTAGACTACTACAGTCTTTTAACATCACAGTTGTTTTTACCTGGTATGGTGCTGCTATAGCTGCAACAGTGGTTTCCTTCCCCTTAATGTATAGAACTGCTTTAGGTGCTTTTAATCAAATTGATGCTAATTTATTGCGAGTAGCAAGAACCCTAGGTGCTGGGGAGTGGAAGATATTTTGGCGAGTTAGTTTACCTTTGGCTTTTCCTGGAATTTTGGCCGGTGCAACATTAGCTTTTGCTCGTGCTTTGGGGGAATTTGGTGCTACTTTAATGATAGCTGGTAATATTCCTGGACAAACCCAGAATATACCAATGGCAATCTATTTTGCTGTGGAAGCTGGAGATACACAAGAAGCTTGGTTTTGGGCTGTATTTATTTTGTCAATCTCTTTGTCAGGGATAATGCTGACTAATTTTTGGCAAGAAACGAAACATTTTGTCAATTCTCAGATTACTTCCCAGGTTAGTGGTGAGAATTTTCTCGACCAGGGTTTTCAAAAATCTGCGGAAGTTTCAGAATCTTCACAATTATGGGGATTACAAAATACTTCTTTTGATCCAGTTGATAATTTAAGTGTTGCCCAATTATTCATAGATATCGAGAAAAAATTGCCCAGTTTTCATTTACGGGTGAATTTTACCACCGATAATCAACCTTTGGGTTTACTGGGTGGTTCCGGTGCGGGAAAAAGTATGATTTTGCGTTGTCTAGCAGGAATTGAAACACCCTCTCAGGGAAAAATTATCCTCAATGGTAGAGTTTTATTTGATTCAGAGCAAGGTATTAATCTTCCTAGTCGTGACCGAAAAATTGGGTTTTTATTTCAGAATTATGCCCTGTTTCCCCATCTGAATGTGGCTCAAAATATTGCTTTTGGTTTACCTACAGGATTATCCTCCCATCAGGTTAAATTACAGGTAGAAAAACAATTAGGGGATATGCAGTTATGGAGTTTAGGTAATCGCTATCCCCACCAACTTTCTGGAGGACAACAACAAAGAGTAGCTCTAGCTAGAGCTTTGGCCAGTCACCCAGAAGCACTACTGTTAGATGAGCCCTTTTCCGCTCTTGATACCTATTTACGCAGTCATTTAGAGCAACAAATGACAGAGACTTTAGCTGATTATGCTGGCGTGACTTTATTTGTCACCCACAATATGGAAGAAGCTTATCGGATTTGTCCTAATTTATTGGTTTTGGAAGGAGGCAAAATAGCACAATATGGATCCAAATCTGAGATTTTTCAACACCCAGTAACTATTAATGTTGCTAAAATTACCGGTTGTAAAAATTTCTCTCCTGCTATTATCACCAGTTCTCAAACTGTGGAAGCAGTAGATTGGGGTTGTGTTTTGGAAGTTGAGGAGTTTTGTGCCAATCAACTATCTGATGTTCCATCTCATGTTGGTATTCGGGCCCATCAAATAGTTTTTAAAAACAACCTCCCACAAAAAGATCTCCCCAGCAAAAACATCTTTCCCTGTTGGTTGGTGAGAAGTAGTGAAACTCCCCACCGGGTAACTTTATTTTTAAAGTTATATTCACCAGGAAAAAATATCCATGACTATCACCTACAAGCGGAAGTTTATAAAGAAAAATGGGCGACAATAAAAGACCAAGATTTCCCTTGGTATATATATTTAGACCCTCACAGACTAATGTTAATGCAGTAG
- the mltA gene encoding murein transglycosylase A, translated as MRKIFQTTVSLPFFLTIFFLEIPSTKNIDTNQYKVPAGCEVSKWDLPRDVKAENSSKLPTLVKRFAIGCCENDPSCLDERIFGGTGEEVADREQLLKATDESLKFLKTRRAAIAYQKHKNPGITRYRVYHSLKRFRELLLSTNSAQELHQAIAKEFIYYQSTGRDNQGTVLFTAYYEPLYVASRKPTPEFKYPVYRLPPDLASWSKPHPTRLELEGADGLQASQGKLKGLELFWLRDRFEPYIIQIQGSARLKLTDGTETSIGYAGNTAHNYKSLGRTLIEAGKLPEKGVTMPKIFEYFHKYPQDLNIYLPKNNSFVFFKETHGEPAYGYVGVPLTPERSIATDKSLMPPGALALIRAPFPFVENGKLENRIVSRFVLDQDTGGAIKGPGRVDYYLGTGDVAGSRAGVTVSDGQLFYPLLKSLPPVKP; from the coding sequence ATGAGAAAAATATTTCAAACAACCGTCAGTTTACCATTCTTTTTAACGATATTTTTTTTAGAAATTCCGTCAACTAAAAATATCGATACCAATCAATATAAAGTTCCTGCTGGTTGTGAAGTCAGTAAGTGGGATTTACCCCGAGATGTCAAGGCTGAAAATAGCAGCAAGCTACCAACACTCGTAAAAAGATTTGCCATTGGTTGTTGTGAAAATGATCCCTCTTGTTTGGATGAAAGAATCTTTGGTGGTACGGGGGAAGAAGTAGCTGATAGAGAACAGCTTTTAAAAGCTACAGATGAAAGCTTAAAATTTTTAAAAACCCGTCGAGCTGCGATCGCCTATCAAAAACATAAGAATCCAGGGATTACCAGATACAGAGTCTATCATAGCTTGAAAAGATTTAGGGAATTATTATTATCCACCAATTCTGCTCAGGAATTACACCAAGCCATTGCCAAAGAGTTCATTTACTATCAATCAACTGGTAGAGATAATCAGGGAACAGTTTTGTTCACTGCTTATTATGAACCATTATATGTAGCGAGTCGCAAACCCACACCAGAATTTAAATATCCCGTTTATAGATTGCCACCTGATTTAGCATCATGGTCTAAACCTCACCCCACCAGACTAGAATTAGAAGGTGCAGATGGGTTACAAGCTTCCCAGGGCAAATTAAAGGGATTAGAATTATTTTGGTTAAGAGATAGATTTGAACCTTATATTATTCAAATTCAAGGTTCTGCTCGGTTAAAATTAACAGATGGCACAGAAACAAGTATAGGTTACGCAGGGAACACAGCCCATAATTATAAAAGCCTAGGTCGTACATTAATAGAAGCAGGAAAGCTACCCGAAAAGGGTGTAACCATGCCGAAAATTTTTGAGTATTTTCACAAATATCCACAAGATTTAAACATTTACCTCCCCAAAAATAATAGCTTTGTTTTCTTTAAAGAAACACACGGGGAACCTGCTTATGGTTATGTGGGTGTACCTTTAACTCCAGAACGTTCTATAGCTACGGATAAATCCTTAATGCCTCCGGGTGCTTTAGCATTAATTCGTGCGCCTTTTCCCTTTGTAGAAAATGGCAAGTTGGAAAATCGCATTGTTAGTCGGTTCGTTTTAGACCAAGATACAGGTGGTGCGATTAAGGGACCAGGTAGGGTAGATTACTATTTGGGCACTGGTGATGTTGCGGGAAGTCGTGCGGGTGTGACAGTAAGTGATGGGCAGTTATTTTATCCCTTGCTGAAATCTCTACCACCGGTAAAACCCTAA
- a CDS encoding proton extrusion protein PcxA, translated as MNDSVFGRKIYLSLLSTYRWYLLTPERALEEAYKSALKIQDIERQHFNGNKISRNADLYSSSVMDYFQSDLNKLLKNVRMRLTEFKASRWFSNESKQAAADKAGIEYSSLTIVLQKLDFIDQVVNKYKSEQLDTSVMSFVNESSDGVGDKGRNQGEMVGSSKNHGEKPKRKANSTSILPRSIFTTISRLQTELDPNAEVEVVRSFRQTQKMTIISIRFILLLIIVPLLTYQISKVLVVGPIVDSLRQEESQQIFINEEMEEEALTELEKFAERIKFESMITNTPPLSSTVLEAKMSEKAQEIAREFRQSGSNAIKNVFCDILSVFAFICLLLTSKSSILVLKDFFDYVVYGLSDSAKAFIIILFTDIFVGFHSPHGWEVILEGLSHHWGLPANRDFIFLFIATFPVILDTIFKYWIFRYLNRISPSAVATYHNMNE; from the coding sequence ATGAATGATTCTGTGTTTGGTCGAAAAATATACTTGTCTTTACTTTCTACTTACCGCTGGTACTTACTAACACCAGAGCGTGCTTTAGAGGAAGCATATAAATCAGCATTAAAAATTCAGGATATTGAACGTCAACATTTTAATGGTAATAAAATTTCCAGAAATGCTGACCTTTATAGCAGTAGTGTAATGGACTACTTTCAGTCTGATTTAAACAAACTATTGAAAAATGTGCGAATGCGCTTAACGGAGTTTAAAGCCAGTCGGTGGTTTTCCAATGAAAGTAAACAAGCAGCAGCGGACAAAGCGGGTATAGAATATTCTAGTCTCACCATAGTTTTACAAAAACTGGACTTTATAGATCAGGTGGTTAACAAGTACAAAAGTGAGCAGTTAGACACTTCTGTGATGAGTTTTGTCAACGAGTCTTCTGATGGAGTAGGGGATAAAGGTCGTAATCAAGGAGAAATGGTAGGTTCCAGTAAAAACCATGGGGAGAAACCAAAAAGAAAAGCAAACTCCACAAGTATTTTACCACGATCTATTTTCACTACCATTAGTCGTCTGCAAACAGAATTAGATCCCAATGCGGAAGTGGAAGTGGTGCGGAGCTTTCGTCAAACCCAGAAAATGACAATTATCTCCATCAGATTTATCTTGCTATTAATTATCGTACCTTTACTCACATATCAAATATCTAAAGTATTAGTGGTGGGTCCCATAGTTGATAGTTTAAGACAGGAAGAATCACAACAGATTTTCATTAACGAAGAAATGGAAGAGGAAGCATTAACAGAATTAGAAAAGTTTGCAGAAAGGATTAAATTTGAAAGCATGATTACTAATACACCACCTTTATCATCAACGGTATTAGAAGCTAAGATGTCCGAAAAAGCTCAGGAAATAGCCAGAGAATTTCGCCAATCTGGGTCAAATGCGATTAAGAATGTATTTTGTGATATTCTATCAGTTTTTGCGTTTATCTGTTTGCTACTGACTAGTAAATCTTCTATTTTAGTTCTAAAAGACTTTTTTGATTATGTAGTGTATGGATTAAGTGACAGTGCCAAAGCATTTATCATTATATTATTTACTGATATATTTGTCGGTTTCCACTCCCCCCATGGGTGGGAGGTGATTTTGGAAGGATTATCACATCATTGGGGTTTACCTGCAAACCGTGATTTTATTTTTCTATTTATTGCCACATTTCCAGTAATTTTAGATACAATATTCAAATATTGGATTTTCCGTTATTTGAACCGCATTTCTCCCTCTGCTGTTGCGACTTACCACAATATGAACGAGTAA
- the msrA gene encoding peptide-methionine (S)-S-oxide reductase MsrA, protein MGLFGFNKKVAMPTPEQALPGRQQKMPVPATHYVNNNPLQPPFPPEMETAMFGLGCFWGAERKFWQQQGVYSTAVGYAAGYTPNPTYREVCTGMTGHNEVVLVVFNPKIITYSQLLKVFWESHNPTQGMRQGNDVGTQYRSGIYSYSLEQRELAESSMNAYQQALTNAGYGKITTEILDAPEFYYAEDYHQQYLAKNPGGYCGLGGTNVSCPVGVFPTSVS, encoded by the coding sequence ATGGGACTATTTGGATTTAATAAAAAAGTAGCAATGCCAACACCTGAGCAAGCTTTGCCAGGTCGCCAACAAAAAATGCCCGTACCTGCAACCCATTACGTCAATAATAACCCCTTACAACCTCCCTTTCCTCCAGAAATGGAAACTGCCATGTTTGGCCTGGGTTGTTTTTGGGGTGCTGAACGTAAATTTTGGCAACAACAGGGAGTCTATAGCACTGCTGTAGGGTATGCTGCTGGCTATACCCCTAACCCTACCTATAGGGAGGTGTGCACGGGAATGACTGGTCACAACGAGGTGGTACTTGTGGTCTTCAACCCAAAGATAATTACCTATTCCCAATTATTAAAGGTCTTTTGGGAAAGTCATAACCCCACCCAAGGAATGCGTCAAGGTAATGATGTGGGTACTCAATACCGCTCTGGAATTTATTCATATTCCCTAGAACAAAGAGAGTTGGCAGAATCATCTATGAATGCTTACCAACAGGCTTTGACAAATGCAGGATATGGCAAAATCACCACAGAGATTTTGGATGCACCCGAGTTCTATTATGCTGAAGATTATCATCAACAGTATTTGGCCAAAAATCCCGGTGGTTATTGCGGTTTAGGTGGTACTAATGTGTCTTGTCCCGTTGGTGTTTTTCCAACCTCAGTCAGTTAA
- a CDS encoding DEAD/DEAH box helicase, which produces MGPTPILTFDRGTLILHPPPRSKSWIYFATWDDRIEKFRIPAIKYRSLVETLEGDDTDFIDEAKKFYPLELLPSVQMTPYPHQTEALVAWKLAGRQGVVVLPTAAGKTYLAQMAMEATPRSTLIIVPTLDLMHQWYAHLKAAFPDGELGLLGGGSRDKTAILVATYDSAAIYAESLGDKYGLIIFDECHHLPTDFNRVIAEYAIAPYRLGLSATPERTDGKHVDLEILIGKEVYRQYVEELAGKVLADHEIIQIKVKLSPTEREKYNRLIQTRNDFLKHSRISLGSLQGWQTFVQVSGRSQDGRRAMLAHRQAKEIALGTDGKMRVLADLLADHYPEMVLIFTADNATVYRISRELLIPAITHQTPVKERHEILTKFKQGIYNTLVASHVLNEGVDVPAAAVAIILSGTGSIREYTQRLGRILRKGNQENKRAILYEVIAEDTSEEGTSMRRKGLRGMETPSGNKPEEKSKKGELSIVYGDNQEPELKVAQPVEINYLTKKLTKSKHQKDVTD; this is translated from the coding sequence ATGGGTCCAACTCCCATTTTAACATTTGACCGGGGTACATTGATTTTACACCCTCCCCCCCGTAGTAAGTCCTGGATATACTTTGCCACCTGGGATGACAGAATCGAAAAGTTCCGCATCCCAGCTATTAAATACCGCTCTTTAGTGGAAACTCTAGAAGGTGATGATACTGATTTTATAGATGAGGCTAAAAAGTTTTATCCCTTAGAATTGCTTCCCAGCGTGCAGATGACTCCCTACCCCCATCAAACTGAGGCCCTGGTGGCTTGGAAATTGGCTGGTAGACAGGGTGTAGTGGTGCTACCAACAGCAGCTGGGAAAACCTACCTGGCCCAAATGGCTATGGAAGCAACTCCACGCAGTACCCTCATTATTGTTCCTACCCTGGATCTGATGCATCAGTGGTATGCACATTTAAAAGCAGCCTTCCCTGATGGGGAGTTAGGTTTGCTGGGGGGAGGTTCACGAGATAAAACGGCAATTTTAGTCGCTACCTATGATAGTGCAGCTATTTACGCTGAAAGTCTCGGTGATAAATATGGTTTAATTATTTTTGATGAATGTCATCATCTACCTACTGATTTTAATCGGGTAATTGCTGAATACGCGATCGCTCCCTATAGATTAGGACTTTCTGCGACACCGGAGCGTACAGATGGTAAACATGTGGATTTGGAGATTTTGATTGGAAAAGAGGTTTACCGTCAGTATGTGGAAGAGTTAGCGGGTAAGGTACTAGCAGATCATGAAATCATCCAAATTAAAGTTAAACTTTCACCAACGGAACGGGAAAAATATAATCGGTTAATTCAAACTCGCAATGACTTTTTAAAGCATTCCCGAATTTCTTTAGGTAGTTTACAAGGATGGCAAACTTTTGTTCAGGTCAGTGGGCGATCGCAGGATGGACGTAGAGCTATGTTAGCGCATCGACAAGCAAAAGAGATTGCTTTGGGAACAGATGGGAAAATGAGAGTTTTAGCTGACCTACTGGCTGATCACTATCCAGAAATGGTGTTGATTTTTACAGCTGATAACGCCACGGTTTATCGTATTTCTCGGGAGTTGTTAATTCCTGCAATTACCCATCAAACCCCAGTTAAGGAAAGACACGAAATCCTCACCAAATTCAAGCAAGGGATATATAATACCTTGGTAGCTTCCCATGTTTTAAACGAGGGGGTAGATGTTCCCGCTGCTGCGGTAGCTATTATTCTTTCTGGTACTGGTTCTATCAGGGAATATACTCAGAGGTTAGGAAGAATTTTAAGGAAAGGAAATCAAGAAAATAAACGGGCAATTTTATATGAAGTCATAGCAGAAGATACGAGTGAAGAAGGAACATCAATGAGAAGAAAGGGATTAAGAGGGATGGAAACACCCTCTGGAAATAAACCAGAGGAAAAAAGCAAAAAAGGTGAATTAAGTATTGTGTATGGAGATAATCAAGAACCGGAATTAAAAGTTGCCCAACCGGTAGAAATTAACTACTTGACCAAGAAATTAACGAAATCAAAGCATCAAAAAGATGTTACCGACTGA
- a CDS encoding DUF790 family protein — MLPTELLIYRQTGEEIIPKRLKLDDKHLALANDLINFFQDTLGKTQGYLERQLIDFEGETTDYRMKRGLGYILKSSFCTFEIISPLEPQMLRERVFTLAAQSVASPQNTQIIFSQIAAKLSQELEREILPIQIAEGLYADLLENRILTAFDAPKPEDLLHRYNLSQVQGIFYKATQLILNAHRNVPREYKLLFRYLKLFQLMAYIEGNANHGFTITIDGPTSLFTSSTRYGLSIAKMIPALLHVTKWSLSTTLQIKDLYTQEWKTSRFTLNSECGLISHYPQGKPYDSMLDQSFADKWDAMKSGWFLETEVDLIPIPGSVIIPDFRLVHPDGRSFLLEIVGYWRPEYLKKKFAQVKRANCHNLILAISEKLNLEKSGVNLDNVPAKIIWFKEKLLPKAVLALMEQV; from the coding sequence ATGTTACCGACTGAACTACTAATTTATCGTCAAACCGGGGAAGAAATTATTCCCAAGAGACTGAAACTGGATGATAAACATTTAGCCCTAGCAAATGATTTAATTAACTTTTTTCAAGATACTCTAGGAAAAACCCAAGGATATTTGGAAAGACAACTTATAGATTTTGAGGGTGAAACCACAGACTATAGAATGAAACGCGGTTTAGGTTACATCCTCAAAAGTAGTTTTTGCACTTTTGAAATTATCAGTCCCCTAGAACCACAAATGTTAAGGGAAAGGGTATTCACCCTAGCAGCTCAATCAGTTGCTAGTCCTCAAAACACCCAGATAATTTTTAGCCAAATTGCTGCCAAACTTAGTCAAGAACTGGAAAGGGAAATTTTACCAATTCAGATTGCTGAAGGTCTTTATGCTGATCTCTTGGAAAATAGAATCCTCACCGCATTTGATGCTCCTAAACCAGAAGACCTATTACACCGTTATAACTTATCCCAGGTGCAAGGTATTTTTTATAAAGCTACCCAATTAATCTTAAATGCTCACCGTAATGTACCAAGAGAATATAAATTATTATTTCGATATCTAAAATTATTTCAGTTAATGGCCTATATTGAGGGTAATGCGAACCATGGTTTTACTATCACCATTGATGGTCCAACAAGTTTATTTACCTCCAGTACGCGATACGGATTATCCATTGCTAAAATGATTCCAGCTTTGCTCCATGTAACTAAATGGAGTTTATCAACCACCTTGCAAATAAAAGACCTATATACACAGGAATGGAAAACCAGTAGATTTACCCTAAATTCTGAATGTGGTCTAATCTCTCATTATCCCCAAGGTAAACCATACGACAGTATGTTAGACCAGTCCTTCGCTGATAAATGGGATGCTATGAAAAGTGGTTGGTTTTTAGAAACAGAAGTAGATTTAATTCCCATCCCTGGAAGTGTAATCATACCAGACTTTCGTCTTGTGCATCCAGATGGAAGGAGTTTTTTGTTAGAAATTGTTGGTTATTGGCGACCAGAATATTTAAAAAAGAAATTTGCCCAGGTGAAAAGAGCAAATTGTCACAACCTCATTCTGGCAATTTCTGAAAAGTTGAACCTGGAAAAATCTGGGGTGAATTTGGATAATGTTCCTGCCAAAATTATTTGGTTTAAAGAAAAATTATTACCCAAAGCGGTTTTAGCACTGATGGAACAGGTTTAA
- a CDS encoding YdcF family protein, protein MFFILPIFIWWGYREVQNQFSIPQAVLVLGGSSKRLERERFAANFAKKHPNIPIWITGGSPPDHTKKVFAKAGVNLSRLHLDYEAVDTVTNFTTILDDLQDKKIKSVYLITSDFHMRRARVVGEIILGTRDISLKPISVPSRTDPEPIEKVVRDGFRAILWVGTGYTGAEGVNVK, encoded by the coding sequence ATGTTCTTTATTCTGCCAATTTTTATCTGGTGGGGATACAGAGAAGTGCAGAACCAATTTTCAATTCCACAAGCTGTTTTGGTTTTGGGTGGTTCTAGTAAGCGTTTAGAGCGAGAGAGATTTGCTGCCAATTTTGCTAAAAAACACCCCAACATACCAATATGGATTACTGGTGGTAGTCCGCCTGATCATACAAAAAAGGTGTTTGCAAAAGCTGGAGTTAATTTAAGTCGTTTACATCTAGATTATGAAGCAGTAGACACAGTGACTAACTTTACCACTATACTAGATGATTTACAAGACAAAAAGATTAAAAGTGTTTATTTAATTACGTCCGATTTTCACATGCGTCGTGCTCGTGTAGTTGGCGAAATTATTTTGGGCACTAGAGATATTAGTCTTAAACCAATATCTGTTCCTTCCAGAACTGATCCAGAACCAATAGAAAAGGTTGTTCGTGATGGATTTCGCGCTATTTTATGGGTTGGTACTGGTTATACAGGAGCAGAAGGTGTCAACGTTAAATAG
- a CDS encoding DUF3067 family protein, whose product MTGNELRQMLVNKWGYSYDVQFRRTQGKIFLQIMWKYVEQTSFPLSESEYQEHLNTIANYLNALGGTSQVENFIVQTKERPRLGKAISIPIELGDRASEWII is encoded by the coding sequence ATGACAGGAAATGAATTGCGTCAGATGTTAGTGAATAAGTGGGGATACTCTTATGATGTTCAGTTTCGTCGCACCCAGGGCAAAATCTTTCTCCAAATTATGTGGAAGTATGTGGAACAAACTTCTTTTCCTTTGAGCGAGTCCGAATATCAAGAACATTTGAACACTATTGCTAACTACCTTAATGCTTTAGGAGGAACAAGTCAAGTAGAAAACTTTATCGTTCAAACTAAGGAGAGACCTCGACTAGGTAAGGCTATTAGTATTCCCATTGAACTAGGCGATCGCGCATCCGAATGGATAATATAG
- a CDS encoding DUF2997 domain-containing protein yields METLEFIIHPDGRVQEKVTGVIGVSCAEVTAAIEAQLGRVLSRESTSEYFNPNHLQESGTVNTQATFSEW; encoded by the coding sequence ATGGAAACATTAGAATTCATCATTCATCCAGATGGGAGAGTACAGGAGAAAGTCACTGGTGTCATTGGCGTTTCTTGTGCGGAAGTCACAGCAGCTATAGAAGCACAACTGGGACGAGTGCTAAGTCGGGAGTCAACCTCAGAATATTTCAACCCTAATCACCTCCAGGAATCTGGAACGGTGAATACCCAAGCCACCTTTAGTGAGTGGTAG
- a CDS encoding DUF1257 domain-containing protein yields the protein MSHFSQIKTQIRNLESLQDALSDLGIDWKSGSREVRGYRGQTHTAEVTIEQDNGYDIGFKWNGQEYELVADLQYWQQNLSVDGFLRQITQRYAYQTVMKETAKVGFQISQEQKNADGSISLVLQRWSA from the coding sequence ATGTCACACTTTAGCCAAATTAAAACTCAAATCCGTAATCTAGAATCCTTACAGGACGCCCTTTCCGATTTAGGAATAGATTGGAAATCCGGTTCTAGGGAGGTGCGCGGTTATCGTGGCCAAACCCATACCGCCGAAGTCACTATTGAACAAGACAATGGTTATGACATCGGTTTTAAGTGGAATGGTCAAGAATATGAACTCGTAGCAGACCTTCAATACTGGCAACAGAATTTATCAGTGGATGGGTTTTTACGCCAGATTACCCAGCGTTATGCTTACCAAACAGTGATGAAAGAAACTGCTAAAGTGGGTTTTCAAATCAGCCAAGAGCAGAAAAATGCTGATGGTTCCATTAGTTTAGTATTACAGCGTTGGAGTGCGTAA
- a CDS encoding ferredoxin, with translation MSEVQPFSEDLSNNLSGLEPELGGLLRDQPEISGFEPELGGLLRQKGVYVDEITCIGCKHCAHVARNTFYIEPDYGRSRVVRQDGDIEEVIQEAIDTCPVDCIHWVDYTELKNLEAERKYQVIPVAGYPVDHAIAITEKRRKKQRLNK, from the coding sequence ATGTCTGAAGTGCAGCCGTTCTCAGAGGATTTAAGTAATAATCTTTCCGGTTTAGAGCCAGAATTAGGTGGTCTTTTGCGGGATCAACCAGAAATATCTGGATTTGAACCGGAACTGGGCGGTCTGCTGCGACAAAAGGGGGTTTATGTAGATGAAATCACCTGTATAGGATGTAAGCACTGCGCCCATGTTGCTAGAAACACTTTTTATATTGAACCGGATTATGGACGTTCTCGGGTGGTGCGTCAGGATGGGGATATAGAAGAGGTCATACAAGAGGCCATAGATACTTGTCCGGTGGACTGTATTCACTGGGTTGATTATACAGAACTGAAAAATTTAGAAGCGGAGCGTAAATACCAGGTGATTCCGGTTGCGGGTTATCCGGTAGATCATGCGATCGCTATTACGGAAAAACGACGCAAAAAGCAAAGACTAAACAAGTAA